One window of the Ammospiza nelsoni isolate bAmmNel1 chromosome 2, bAmmNel1.pri, whole genome shotgun sequence genome contains the following:
- the LOC132087457 gene encoding stromelysin-1-like codes for MTVGNLPFLLLLCAALSSAFPASTRQTKEEGMQLIQKYLENYYGFKKDGEPFVWKSNNAMTQKLKEMQEFFGLEVTGKLDSGTMDLIQKRRCGFPDVAGFSTFAGEAKWTKHVLTYRIVNYTPDLRPADVNAAIRKAFRVWSSVTPLRFIQKDSGDADIMVSFAARDHNDFIPFDGPGGSLAHAYAPGKDFGGDAHFDEDETWTKSTQGTNLFYVAAHEFGHSLGLSHSKDPNALMYPVYRKFDPSVLLLHQDDITGIQYLYGPSPNTNNDQTESTEIKDPTESKDPALPNSCSSNLTFDAVTTFRGEIMFFKDKHIWRKHPAVRTADFEFISSLWPQLPPGVDAAYEIPEKDEMVIFKGKEFWVVRGDTVLPGYPQKLYTMGFSKDVSKIDAAFHNGIEGKTYYFIADKFWSYDERSQSIYRKPLLIRDAFPGINGKIDAVFQHENSLYFFSGRKQFEFDLNKKRVTRLLKTNFWFPC; via the exons ATGACAGTGGGAAATCTCCCATTTCTCCTGTTATTATGTGCAGcactttcttctgcttttcctgcaagTACAAGGCAGACAAAGGAAGAAGGCATGCAGCTCATCCAG aagtATCTGGAAAATTACTATGGCTTTAAGAAAGATGGAGAACCTTTTGTTTGGAAAAGCAATAATGCAATGACCCAAAAACTAAAAGAAATGCAGGAATTCTTTGGGCTGGAGGTGACAGGGAAACTGGATTCTGGCACTATGGACTTGATACAGAAACGCCGCTGTGGATTCCCTGACGTAGCTGGGTTCTCCACCTTTGCAGGAGAGGCAAAATGGACAAAACATGTCCTGACATACAG GATAGTAAACTACACACCGGACCTGCGTCCAGCAGATGTCAACGCAGCGATCAGGAAAGCGTTTCGTGTCTGGAGCAGTGTGACCCCGCTGAGATTCATCCAGAAAGACAGTGGTGATGCAGACATAATGGTCTCCTTTGCAGCCAGAG ATCACAACGACTTCATCCCCTTTGATGGCCCAGGAGGCTCCCTGGCCCATGCCTATGCACCTGGCAAGGACTTTGGTGGAGATGCTCACTTCGATGAGGATGAAACGTGGACCAAAAGCACACAGG GCACAAACCTGTTTTATGTTGCTGCCCATGAGTTTGGCCATTCACTGGGACTTTCCCATTCCAAAGACCCCAATGCTCTGATGTATCCAGTTTACAGGAAATTTGACCCTTCAGTACTCCTTCTTCATCAGGATGATATTACTGGCATACAGTACCTCTATG GACCATCTCCCAATACAAACAATGATCAAACAGAATCTACTGAGATAAAAGACCCAACTGAGTCAAAAGATCCTGCACtgccaaacagctgcagctccaatTTGACATTTGATGCTGTCACCACTTTCCGTGGAGAAATAATGTTCTTTAAAGACAA GCATATTTGGCGCAAACATCCAGCAGTCAGAACAGCTGATTTTGAGTTCATATCTTCACTCTGGCCGCAGCTGCCACCTGGTGTTGATGCTGCATATGAAATTCCTGAAAAAGATGAAATGGTCATTTTTAAAG GGAAAGAATTCTGGGTTGTGAGAGGAGATACTGTACTTCCTGGATACCCTCAAAAACTCTACACCATGGGCTTTTCAAAGGATGTTTCCAAAATTGATGCTGCTTTTCATAATGGAATTGAGGGGAAAACATATTACTTCATAGCAGACAAATTTTGGAG ttatgaTGAAAGAAGTCAGTCTATATATAGGAAGCCATTACTGATAAGAGATGCCTTTCCAGGAATTAATGGGAAGATTGATGCTGTTTTTCAACATGAAA acTCCCTTTATTTCTTCAGTGGAAGAAAGCAATTTGAGTTTGACCTTAATAAGAAGAGAGTTACACGCCTCCTGAAGACAAACTTTTGGTTTCCATgctaa
- the LOC132087363 gene encoding stromelysin-1-like: MKTKILLFLELLYFTCSSAFPVAPEKEKEDMQFAKKYLENFYDFKEEKHSLFKAKDLNHMADKIREMQSFFGLEVTGELNQKTLDMMKQPRCGIPDIRSYSAFPRSPTWTKEDVTYRILNYTPDMLQADVDEAIARAFQLWSSVTPLRFTRVYGGQADIMISFAAGFHGDFYSFDGPGGTLAHAYAPGSGIGGDAHFDEDENWTKFTTYGGYNLFLVAAHELGHSLGLSHSNVFGALMYPVYMATDTRNYQLHQDDIDGIQALYGPPKESPALPTAAFPPQEPTEMVPAEAPTPMSPREEPTEMTPSKPPQRPDDCDPHLTFDAVTTLRGETVFFKDGFVWRKSPYFSEIEHDTIFSFWPSLIAGFDAAYEVDKKDRVLFFKDGQYWAVSGYRIEPGFPKPIQNLGFPSSVGKIDAAVHDQSTKRTYFFVGNKYWSFNENNQSMERGYPRKIAADFQGIGHPIDAALQKNGYFYFFHGSNQYEVDIKRKKLIRIMKSNSWFNC; the protein is encoded by the exons ATGAAGACAAAGATCCTTCTTTTCCTTGAGTTATTATATTTTACATgctcctctgcttttccagtggctccagaaaaggaaaaggaagatatGCAATTTGCCAAG AAGTATCTTGAAAACTTCTATGATTTTAAAGAAGAGAAACACTCTCTGTTTAAAGCAAAGGACCTCAACCACATGGCTGACAAAATACGAGAGATGCAGTCATTCTTTGGGCTAGAGGTGACTGGGGAGCTGAATCAGAAGACGCTGGACATGATGAAGCAGCCTAGATGTGGAATCCCAGACATCCGTTCATACAGCGCCTTCCCACGCAGCCCCACGTGGACCAAAGAAGATGTGACCTATCG GATTCTGAACTACACTCCAGACATGCTGCAAGCTGATGTAGACGAAGCAATTGCAAGAGccttccagctctggagcagtgTCACCCCTCTGAGGTTCACCAGGGTCTATGGAGGTCAAGCAGATATAATGATTTCCTTTGCAGCTGGAT TTCACGGTGACTTCTATTCCTTTGATGGTCCAGGAGGAACTCTGGCTCATGCTTACGCCCCTGGCAGTGGGATAGGAGGAGATGCCCATTTTGATGAAGATGAAAACTGGACCAAATTTACGACCTATGGTG GATACAACTTATTTCTTGTTGCTGCTCATGAGCTGGGCCACTCACTAGGTCTCAGTCATTCCAACGTTTTCGGTGCTTTGATGTATCCTGTATATATGGCCACGGATACGAGGAACTACCAACTTCATCAGGATGACATTGATGGCATTCAAGCCCTCTATG gaCCCCCCAAGGAATCTCCTGCACTTCCAACAGCAGCTTTTCCCCCACAAGAACCAACTGAAATGGTACCTGCAGAAGCACCAACTCCAATGTCTCCCAGGGAAGAACCAACAGAAATGACACCATCCAAGCCACCCCAAAGACCAGACGACTGTGACCCTCATCTGACTTTTGACGCTGTCACGACTCTCCGTGGGGAAACAGTGTTCTTCAAGGATGG CTTTGTCTGGCGCAAAAGTCCATATTTCTCAGAAATTGAGCATGACACCATCTTCTCCTTCTGGCCATCACTGATAGCTGGCTTTGATGCTGCATATGAGGTTGACAAGAAGGATCGAGTGCTATTTTTCAAAG atgGCCAGTACTGGGCTGTCAGTGGCTACAGAATAGAGCCAGGGTTCCCCAAGCCCATCCAGAACCTGGGCTTCCCCAGCAGTGTTGGGAAAATCGATGCAGCCGTTCACGACCAAAGTACCAAGAGAACCTATTTCTTTGTTGGCAACAAGTACTGGAG TTTCAATGAAAATAATCAATCAATGGAAAGAGGTTATCCAAGAAAAATAGCTGCTGACTTCCAAGGGATCGGCCATCCAATTGATGCTGCCCTTCAGAAAAAtg GATATTTCTACTTTTTCCATGGATCGAACCAGTATGAGGTTGACATCAAGAGGAAGAAACTCATCCGTATAATGAAAAGCAACAGCTGGTTTAATTGCTAG